The Prinia subflava isolate CZ2003 ecotype Zambia chromosome 21, Cam_Psub_1.2, whole genome shotgun sequence genome window below encodes:
- the WNT4 gene encoding protein Wnt-4, giving the protein MSPEYSLRSLLLIILATFSANASNWLYLAKLSSVGSISEEETCEKLKGLIQRQVQMCKRNLEVMDSVRRGAQLAIEECQYQFRNRRWNCSTLDTLPVFGKVVTQGTREAAFVYAISSAGVAFAVTRACSSGELDKCGCDRTVQGGSPQGFQWSGCSDNIAYGVAFSQSFIDIRERSKGASSNRALMNLHNNEAGRKAILNNMRVECKCHGVSGSCEFKTCWKAMPPFRKVGNVLKEKFDGATEVEQSEIGSTKVLVPKNSQFKPHTDEDLVYLDSSPDFCDHDLKNGVLGTSGRQCNKTSKAIDGCELMCCGRGFHTDEVEVVERCSCKFHWCCSVKCKPCHRVVEIHTCR; this is encoded by the exons GTACCTGGCGAAGCTGTCCTCAGTGGGGAGCATCTCCGAGGAGGAGACCTGCGAGAAGCTGAAGGGTTTGATCCAGCGCCAGGTGCAGATGTGCAAGAGGAACCTGGAGGTGATGGACTCGGTGCGGCGCGGGGCCCAGCTGGCCATCGAGGAGTGCCAGTACCAGTTCCGCAACCGCCGCTGGAACTGCTCCACGCTGGACACCCTGCCCGTCTTCGGCAAGGTGGTGACGCAAG GGACGCGGGAGGCAGCGTTTGTCTACGCCATCTCCTCGGCGGGGGTGGCCTTCGCCGTGACCCGCGCCTGCAGCAGCGGCGAGCTGGACAAGTGTGGCTGTGACCGCACGGTGCAGGGGGGCAGCCCGCAGG GCTTCCAGTGGTCGGGCTGCTCCGACAACATCGCCTACGGCGTGGCCTTCTCACAGTCCTTCATCGACATCCGTGAGAGGAGCAAGGGGGCCTCTTCCAACAGAGCCTTAATGAACCTCCACAACAACGAGGCAGGGAGGAAG GCCATCCTGAACAACATGCGGGTGGAGTGCAAGTGCCACGGCGTGTCGGGCTCGTGCGAGTTCAAGACGTGCTGGAAGGCCATGCCCCCCTTCCGCAAAGTGGGCAACGTCCTCAAGGAGAAATTCGATGGTGCCACAGAGGTCGAGCAGAGCGAGATCGGATCCACCAAAGTGCTGGTGCCTAAAAACTCCCAGTTCAAGCCGCACACAGACGAGGACCTCGTCTACCTGGACTCCAGTCCCGACTTCTGTGACCACGACCTCAAGAACGGGGTCCTGGGCACCAGTGGGCGGCAGTGCAACAAGACCTCCAAGGCCATCGACGGCTGCGAGCTGATGTGCTGCGGCCGCGGCTTTCACACGGACGAGGTGGAGGTTGTGGAAAGGTGCAGCTGCAAATTCCACTGGTGCTGCTCCGTCAAGTGCAAACCCTGCCATCGGGTGGTGGAGATCCACACGTGCCGGTGA